AATTTTAGCCTTCTAGCGATAGTTTCGCTTTCGATAATTGAGTCTCCATTTGATTGTGTATGGAATTGATGCGACCGCATACTTCAATGGCTGCATATTCATAATGATCCATAACCTTTCCGGCTTATTTTGCCCCTGAAAGCGTAAGctgtttgttttgttctttttcacaTGTGGATGTTATCTGCGGCTATACGTGCTAAGTTCAGCAAGGCACAGAATCACACATTTATTCAGTGCATCCAAAATTTTTGATCTGATTATGTAACAGGCAGAAGACATATCTGTATTCGTAAAAATTTCCTGAAGAGTCCATTCCTTTACGTggagtcttttttattttgatttcccCTGATGTTGTGAGTAATTAAGAAATGCATGCTTCAAGTACGTATGATAGTAAAACCCATGCATCTGCATTTCTCTATAGTAAGATgtggatttattttattagattaTAGGCTTAAAAAAAGATTGACCTTTAGTCTATACAAATAATTACGGTAAATTATATCATTTGTATATTTAACTGGTTCATTTGGCTCCTCTGTCCTCCTTTCTGTACAGAGACTCAGAAAGCTGAAGAAAGAGGCGCAGGCTTTGAAAAGAATGCTTCTGGAGAAGTTGAGAAAGCGAAGGAGTTTATAAGAGCAGGAAATAGGGAGGGTACGGTCATTCACTTTGACTTTTTTCCTGGATAGATACCTTTTACGGCTTTGCTTTTGTTATGTTGTTTCTCGGAGTTGCTTCATTTGCTCAACCTGTCCACTGGTTATCAGGAATGGAGTTTTGTACATGATAATTCAGTGCAAATCCACATAAACTTGTCCTTACATTCATTAATTCATTGTTTGTGGCAGTCAAAGCACTTTAATCTGTCATTGCATTCTGATCTGTGCTTTCCTTTGTACAATTGTAACCTTACTACTGGATAGCAATCTTAGCATGATCAATTCTTTTACCattacattttgttgtttatggccgcaactttattttctttcattgcttgttttcttttcccttgtaactcTGACTTGCAACTATGCAagaatttttttactttcatatGATACTTGAAGCTATATGATGGCATTTATCAATTATGGAAGTCGGCTAGTTGTTATCTTATTGATGTAAAGTTGTGCCTTTGGGAATGCAGCTGCAAAATTATgcttgaggaagaagaggctGTATGAACAGCAGATTGAGCAATTTAGACATTACGAATTTCAGATTGGGGAACAGGTGAGCCATCAAGAttcaataattcagaacttccTTGATATCTGCTTCTGGGATTGGATGACTGATATGTGAATGGTCCAGATAATAAAGTTGAAAGGAGCAAAAGCAAAAACTGAAACTGTGGATGCTCTAAAAATTGCAGCAGCAGCAATGCAAGAAATGGAGAAGGCGATGTATGTcctacttttgttttcctttctgaaTTCCAGAATACTCATTTTGTTGatatttgtttctttctatgCAATGTGGCAGCACTTTCTTATTGCAGTTTCTTGAGGTTGAATTAGCTGGGTGCTCCATTATGGTGCTTTCTTTTGCTTACTGATGTCTATTTTTTCACGGCAATATTAATGGTAGGGGTAAGATAATGAATGAGATTGATCTAATGGCAAGCTCGAGACAAACtcaagattcattgccaactaGTTCTGGCGCAGCCACTGAAGTTGACGAGGTTACCATCCTCGCACTTTGTTTGATTTTAGTTATGCTCTTGATCACCGATTCGGTGGATCTCAAATTACCTCCCGGAAAGTCCATGCTTATATCTTATCACTTTGTAATTCCAGGATGAGCTTGAGGCGGAGCTCAATGAACTGGAAGGAGCTGACCCTGTTCCTCAGAGGACAGCTGAGGAGGATGAACTTGCGGCTTTGCAGGCTGAGATGCCACTTGGAGCAGGTCaatcttctctccttttttcaaAAGCTAGTATTAAGCATTTCATTGTTGTTGGTCTATAAGTTAGGTAGCTCTTAAATTGGCCgaaattccatttttttccttggcTGCCAACGATTTCTTTCTTCTGTATGGTAAGTGGCATAGGAGCAGATGactttttctttggctatttTGTTATACTGTCATTCTGATATGATATTTCAGTTACATTGCACAGGTCTTGCTGCTCATAGTTAATTGAGGCTGTGTAAAGACCTGGCCAACCCTGTATCATGGACATTAAGGTTTTCATGTTCTCCAATACCAAAAGTTGGGGTgtgtttttatcattttaacCCATCAAGGGAGCTCTGTACCACGAAAGTATCCAGGATTCCTTTTTATCGAGTCTTTGCTTTATCTTCCGTTTGTCTTGTATGGTTGATTACTATTGTTGTGTGGGGGTCTTTAAGGCGGTATTGGAATGGCTCATTTTCCAAGGACTATTCCTCCCTTTGTGCCTGCTGCAATGAGCTGACCTTTTCTTACTAGATGATGTGGAATTTCATTCTCTCGGAGAGAACCTCAACAGTAGCTTCTCGATTGTGCACCAACTTGCAAAGTTGGGCTGTGCTGTTCATAATTTTTACTTCGATCTCGAGTGGGCTTCTTGGTTTTGATCTAGGACAGTCTCGAGCTTCCTCTGGAAGTACTATTTCTGTGTCTATGGATATCTATAACCTAGTCATATATCCCAGAAGAGCAAATAAAGGCCTGATTTCAATTTATTAGCAAGGTTTCAGAAGCTGCTCGGATCTTCTGATGCAGCAATGTCATATCCCTACCCTTTTTGCTGCACGCATCTCTCTAAATCGGCAATGTAGATGCCTTCAGGCTGTCAAAAAATTTAGCTGCCATAGCTCGTAGGCTGGAAACACAAGACCCTTTCGGAAAATGGCGCAAGattagagagggagagagagagagaggggctagCTGCCATAGCTTGTGGttcagggagagagagagggggttagggtgcgtttggtacatttctgtttaaaaattgttttagggaacataaataaaaaaaaaaatatatttactgtttcggagaacaattttgaataaaaaaatgcatttggtaaacttgttccgagaataaaaaatgaacgaaacagcgtttggtaaatttgtattctattttgtttcttttaattttttaatatttttattttgttttatttttcttttttggccgatagccttgcctagccacggcaaggctcgccgaatctaggcgagccgagctcgcccaaccaaggcgaggttgagccCCACCGAGGCGGTgatgctcggcctcgccgaggccgacGACGCTctagcgaggtcgccggccctcgacggctggtcgccggccatggtcgaggccggcgaccgaccaaagaaaaaagaaaaaaaaaaagaaaaaaaaaagagaagaaaaagagaagagagagaaaatttgttcttaaaaattgttctagaagcaaaaaacacattttcttgtttttttttttgttcaaatgtgttcctagaaacaaaaaaatagatttggaacaaaaaacacaaataaacgcgtttttttttttttgctccttgaaacaaaaaaacaaaatttttgttcataaacaaaaataaagaatgttAACAAACAGTCTTAGCTGCCATAGCTTGTCGGCTGGAATGACAAGACCCTTTTGGAAAATGGCGTAAGATTAGAGAGAGGCATGCTCTTTCAAAGTATGCTTATCCTTTTGGAAAATGGCGCaagagggagggaaggagggaggcaTGCTCTGTCAAAGTATGCTTCCATTTGAGTTGTATGATCAAATTATATATAACCCCCAATCTCATCAAGCATAAAAGGCATGCAGGCGGAGATACTACTGTCAAAGTACGTTTCCATCGAGTTGTATGATCAAATTACATATCGCCCCCAATCTCATCAAGCATTAAAACCGATTCAGCTTGCACATTCAGAGAGGGTCAGCTAATATTTATTACAAGTCTAGGAAGCTTGGCTCACACATCAGACCAAGGCAACAACATACTCGCGCAATGTGCTCTTTCAGTTTAATAGATTTGCATCAGAATCCGAGAGAAATTGGATGCGACGCCTGGTGTATATGCCATTTGACTCTGTGGTATCTAAGTTCCCAGTGTTGACATCTCCAGGTAGTCCAAATCATCAGTAATTCCCACCTTTAGTTACATTTCAGCACTAGAACTTCAGTTCTAAGAAACTTCGAAGATCAGATAAGCTAAAACAGCTACTTCAAAGAAGCAGCTCACGCCTTGCTCAAGAGTAAACTTACTCATGCCTTTGTAACTATATTTTTCACCGGACTAATTTATCAGGTGAGCAGAAAATGTTGCTCGGAGCAAACCGTCACATTTGCTAATGGTTTAGATGCTGTTATTTATAGTGTTGTCAGCCAAATAAACTGCAGATATCCGGATTTTGGGTATTGGTTGACCTACTATGATGCTTTTGGACGAGGCTATACCTGTGCTTATGGGAATTAACTCCTGGTACATATGTTCTAGCTGTTCTTTGGCTTCTGGAAAATTGTTTGAGCACCACTGTCTCAGTGTGAAAATATTGTCTGCAAAATTAAAACCCCAGAAAGAATTTAAGGGGccaaaatagagaaaatttaCAATGTTGCGAAATTGCTCAAGCGCTTACTTGAAGACTGAAATAAACACTTAAACAAAGCAGAATCTGTCAGCGGCAATACCTGTCCATCTATTGGCTGCTGCATGGGCAACCGATATTGCATCCTCTGTCCACATTATTGAGGAAGAGTCAGCTAGTCAGATCGCCAAACAAAATACCACAAAGAAAGAAACGTGAAATCCAGGATAGCTTAAGGAAAAAACCAGAAACTTGAGCATCATAAGACCGGCTTTCTTAACTCATTGCTTCAAAGGCGGCAGCTGGGTCATTATCTGCATATTCTGCCATACCATCCTAAAATATCAGACAATGGACTATCAATAATACTCCACTTTTAATTTTGGATATCGATAAGAATGGGGGAATAGTTCAACCACAACCTTCAACTCATTGTACTTCTCCTCTACTTTCTTTGGGTTGCTTAAAGCCTCCTCTCGTTCATCCTGGTCAAACCACAGAGGAAGCACAAAAATATTTACTCTTCACTCTTAGGAGCATATTGCCTATTGTTGAAGAGATCCACTCACAGATTCCTCCCTTCCCTTCTTTAATGCATTGCACTGATCAGCTAGCTCCACCAGCCGCCTCTCGCTACTTTGGACATCAGATTCAAGTTTCCGGTACACATTTTGCAGCTGTGATTTGGTTACTCTGTTGTTATTGTTGAGAAAGTGCATAATGAATGCAAACAAAGAGACAGCTTTTATAGAATTCAGGTCAACAGTGGAGTACTGATCTTAACCTGGTTTCCGGCGCAGCTAGGAAGACTCCAGAAATATACCTGAAATTTTAAGCCGATTCCCACCATTAGGCATTTCAAAGATCTAGTCAGTGAAAAGTACTACATGAGTTTAGTATCAAAATGACATGGGGAGCAAAAGAGTTAGGAAGCATCAATATACGACCAATCATGCCGGTGTATTTCCTGTTGGTATAGATTTGAGGGGGGAAAACTCAATTCCAGAAGCTATGACTTACAGAAGTTCCAATCTTGTCCTTCAAGACTAGGTCATCATCAACCAAGCTTTGAACGACATCTTTGACAGACTGGGTGATAACACCTTTTCTGGGTCCCAATTTCTCAAGCTCCTTTAGCTGAAAGGTAACGATATAATGTACTTCCAATAAGTGCTATCGACTTGTATTTTCATGGATGAACTTAACTAACATGAGTGAAGCCTTTGGAGTTTATGAATCTAGAACCCTGGGgactaatctctctctctctctctctctcaaacaagaAAAGGTACTTCTGATAAGTGCTATCGACTTGTATTCTCACGGATGAACTGAATTAACATGGGTGATCAATCCAAATCCCCAGGGAGTACTAAGCTTTCATAAATAACCAATGTACATGTAGCTTCCCAACAgttaaaagaatgcaaaaacATGATATGATTCCACTCTTTCTAAACTACAACGTCAGCAAAAACATGAAAACCTTAGTCAAAATGAAGCATGATGAGAACTGTAAGGTACTCAATAAATACGGTCAGAAGCATTGGAATCTCACAAGGAAGAAGTCTTGCGACTCGTAGAATATCTGAAGCATCTTCTCTCGCTTCTCTTCCAAAGATAGTCCACGTTTCTTCGACTGCACACAACCcaaaaagtaaacaaatatGTAAATCCAAGGCACCATCTGGCCGGCAATCCACAGTCACCAAGCAAGAGAACAGCAATCCGACGAAAACCTAACAAAACTCAGTACAAACAACATCCGGAAATCGAAACGATGTAGCAAAAATCAAGCACTCAAGACTCCAGAGGATCTAGATAGCCCTAAATCCAAAACTACCATCAAGCATCAGGCAAAACGACTAGTTTGACTCGAGAGGCACAGGCGATTATTCAGCGTCACCCTAAAACTCGAAACTCGAAACTCGAAACCCTAGCTGAAATCGCGAACGAAATGCTTGCTCCAAACGTAATCTAACCTCAGATCAGCCCCCGGAAAACACAGATGAAAGCACGATTTACATCGAGAGATTCGGGAACGAGAGAGAGATCTACCATTTTGTTGCGCGATCGGTGAAGGGAGCGGCGAAAGAGAAGAGGAGTTCGAGCTACGGGGGTTCCGCGATttttctctctcgttcttctttTTGGCGGGAGTTTGGTTGGGGTTGAAGCTCCCCGGGAGCGAGGTTCGAGTTTGAGTTCACTCGTTGGATGAAGGTTGGTCTATTACAGATTGCTCCCCAACTTTTCACCTTATTACGTTTTTGCTCCCCAAAATTGAGGGGTAATTACCacaaaagtcataaacttattgttgagttatcaatttaattttaaacctttcgattttacaatttaatcttaattatttttacaattttcaaaaataatcttCTTGACCAGTTTTAAGGGTTGCGACCCCCACTAGTcacgaagaaagaaaaaataaaataaataaataattataaaaattgttcaaattagttgttgacacctaaattttggcaaatctaa
This genomic stretch from Eucalyptus grandis isolate ANBG69807.140 chromosome 3, ASM1654582v1, whole genome shotgun sequence harbors:
- the LOC104436527 gene encoding vacuolar protein sorting-associated protein 32 homolog 1 codes for the protein MSEVARPQARLPDLRQGFPATRSGRLRLSAACQLSFAVEQQVQIQGRRRWIVFLRAKGANMIIKTQKAEERGAGFEKNASGEVEKAKEFIRAGNREAAKLCLRKKRLYEQQIEQFRHYEFQIGEQIIKLKGAKAKTETVDALKIAAAAMQEMEKAMGKIMNEIDLMASSRQTQDSLPTSSGAATEVDEDELEAELNELEGADPVPQRTAEEDELAALQAEMPLGAGLAAHS
- the LOC120292202 gene encoding meiotic nuclear division protein 1 homolog, whose protein sequence is MVPWIYIFVYFLGCVQSKKRGLSLEEKREKMLQIFYESQDFFLLKELEKLGPRKGVITQSVKDVVQSLVDDDLVLKDKIGTSVYFWSLPSCAGNQLQNVYRKLESDVQSSERRLVELADQCNALKKGREESDEREEALSNPKKVEEKYNELKDGMAEYADNDPAAAFEAMKDAISVAHAAANRWTDNIFTLRQWCSNNFPEAKEQLEHMYQELIPISTGGNY